The following are encoded together in the Daphnia magna isolate NIES linkage group LG8, ASM2063170v1.1, whole genome shotgun sequence genome:
- the LOC116929677 gene encoding polyamine-transporting ATPase 13A3 isoform X2 gives MYKNSGCLNEIVAMSNNKLKDTEDNRLAEQHQLLRLTKQMNQFPNGEDGRTTSPDIPYSRNANVSYINAGEEDQMELYGYRRSNFRTALTWLFILKTLGILRMVFHWFPEWFLNCTYTRCSLEVAEKVLIVEIYQKKHRRVHIRSITCMSALEIINAANNQTAKGKKKSAEHCNSHVLQDLNRIDDASSLSLPNSDGTFRSATSVRMFTCKKLRYIWNIETKEFLKVKSLGPGMPTSSLHHAEAQQGLAGLSLLEQQRRRAIFGSNFINVPVKSVLELLLLEVLNPFYIFQVVSVLIWIMIEYYYFAAAIMVMSAAGITISIIQTRKNQKKLRNTVHGSDIIDVCRGSGVYETIRTEELVPGDIIILPATGCTMHCDAILLFGTCIVNESMLTGESVPVTKTPLPFQPDVLYHPKEHSRHTLFSGTKVVQTRFYNDEKVMAVVTSTGFMTAKGSLVSAIMYPPPVDFRFERDSYRFIGFLASLASIGFTYSIVKKIISGEAGLKVVFHSFDIITICVPPALPAAMTAGIILAQKRLEQRNIFCISPRSINVSGSLNCICFDKTGTLTEDGLDLWGIVPVVESRRYIPPLRTPLKLSQALSTLRPYDRGPSSASCNKLDPPLLLMGMATCHSLTIIDGNLSGDPLDLKMFESTGWVLVEPSNEDTSKYDNICPTVVTWTPEGGNKTDPETYDSVESGADGAKVEVGIVRQFPFSSSLQRMAIICKRIGQEQLHFFCKGSPEMVQSLCKPDTVPGNHNQILEEYTRQGFRVIALAHRVVEIRSLHKLQKVQREDLEHELTFLGLVVLENRLKPDTKAIVNQLSDAAVRTIMVTGDNLLTAISVARDCGMVGSHDQVVIVNYEEIIGAGSTEGKPRLTYTLAEKSSIQTPSNTTSPSTMNSSGDTTLDINDTDFTGHLAITGKCWSVIQEHYQDLVPRCVVKGTIFARMSPDQKQQLVQALQQLNYVVGMCGDGANDCGALKAAHAGISLSDSEASVASPFTSREASISCVPELIRQGRCALVTSFGIFKYMAAYSLTQFISVMILYEIGTNLTDFQFLYIDLFLICSLSAVFGRTQPHPGPLFNHPPLTSLLSLPPVGSLLIQVCLVGLFQALSMIILTKQDWFVPYMTLHNNVTGLATGDYASHENYAIFSMSMCQYIVLALAYAKGRPFREVFLKNYWFVGALGASTAFSLYVLIDPGYAIKKWLELEMPPMEFRLVIFSLSAAQVIVCLLTEEIVIDRGLVKVMDSSFWLKLRPRKEKYLAVEKEIKLSDWPPVENLVELSPLVTSAVAQK, from the exons ATGTACAAGAATTCTGGCTGCCTTAACGAGATAGTTGCCATGTCTAATAACAAGTTGAAAGACACCGAGGATAACCGTTTGGCGGAACAACACCAGCTTTTGC gTTTGACCAAACAAATGAATCAATTTCCCAACGGTGAGGATGGACGAACTACGTCACCGGATATTCCCTACTCCAGGAATGCAAACGTTTCATATATCAACGCAGGGGAGGAGGATCAAATG GAACTTTACGGCTACCGCCGCTCCAATTTTCGGACCGCGCTGACTTGGCTTTTCATTCTGAAAACGCTTGGAATTTTACGCATGGTCTTCCATTGGTTTCCGGAATGGTTTCTCAACTGCACGTACACCAGGTGTTCTCTCGAGGTGGCTGAGAAAGTGCTGATCGTA GAGATCTATCAAAAGAAACACCGAAGAGTTCATATTCGAAGTATCACCTGTATGAGTGCCCTTGAGATCAT AAATGCTGCAAATAACCAAACTgctaaaggaaaaaagaaatcggcTGAACACTGTAATTCGCATGTATTGCAAGATTTAAATCGAATCGACGATGCTTCTTCCTTATCTCTTCCAAACTCAGACGGCACATTTCGGa GTGCCACGAGCGTGCGTATGTTCACGTGCAAGAAATTGCGCTACATTTGGAATATCGAAACTAAGGAGTTCTTGAAAGTGAAAAGCTTGGGTCCTGGTATGCCAACATCATCCTTGCATCATGCAGAAGCCCAACAAGGATTAGCTGGTTTATCTCTTCTCGAGCAACAAAGAAG ACGTGCAATTTTTGGCTCCAATTTTATTAACGTTCCAGTGAAAAGCGTTTTGGAGCTTCTCCTTCTTGAAGTGTTGAATCCGTTTTATATCTTCCAAGTGGTTTCTGTCCTGATTTGGATTATGATCGAATATTATTACTTCGCCGCCGCTATTATGGTTATGTCTGCG GCTGGAATAACCATTTCGATCATTCAGACAAGAAAA aatcaaAAGAAACTGAGGAACACCGTTCACGGCAGTGACATAATAGATGTGTGTCGAGGAAGTGGAGTATACGAAACTATAAGAACAGAAGAATTGGTACCTGGAGACATAATCATTTTACCAGCGACTGGTTGTACAATGCATTGTGACGCTATTCTGCTGTTTGGTACCTGCATCGTGAATGAAAGCATGCTCACAG GGGAAAGTGTACCTGTAACAAAGACTCCTTTGCCATTCCAACCAGACGTTCTATATCATCCTAAAGAACACTCTAGACATACTTTGTTTAGTGGAACCAAAGTTGTCCAAACACGATTTTATAACGACGAAAAA GTAATGGCAGTCGTAACGTCGACTGGCTTTATGACAGCAAAAGGTTCGCTCGTGTCCGCCATAATGTACCCACCGCCGGTTGATTTCCGTTTTGAGAGAGACAGTTACCGATTTATTGGCTTTCTTGCTTCCTTGGCTTCTATTGGATTTACCTACAGCATAGTTAAAAAG ATTATTTCTGGAGAAGCAGGATTGAAAGTTGTATTTCATTCTTTTGACATTATCACTATTTGCGTTCCTCCCGCCTTACCTGCGGCCATGACCGCAGGAATCATTTTGGCACAAAAAAGGCTTGAACAGCGAAATATTTTCTGCATTTCACCTAGATCAATTAATGTTTCAG GATCTTTGAATTGTATTTGCTTCGATAAAACTGGAACGCTAACAGAAGATGGGCTGGATTTATGGGGTATTGTACCAGTTGTAGAAAGTCGTCGCTACATACCTCCTTTAAGAA CTCCGTTAAAGTTATCTCAGGCATTATCCACACTTCGTCCATACGATCGAGGTCCATCGTCAGCCAGTTGTAATAAACTGGACCCACCTCTATTGCTAATGGGCATGGCCACTTGCCATTCGTTGACAATTATAGATGGAAACCTTAGCGGTGATCCATTAGACCTTAAG ATGTTTGAGTCAACGGGATGGGTACTCGTTGAACCATCCAATGAAGATACGAGTAAATACGACAACATTTGCCCAACAGTCGTTACGTGGACGCCAGAGGGTGGAAATAAAACAGACCCTGAAACTTATGATTCCGTCGAAAGCGGTGCGGATGGAGCTAAA GTTGAAGTAGGCATTGTTCGCCAGTTCCCGTTCAGCTCGAGTCTTCAGCGAATGGCCATCATCTGCAAACGGATTGGTCAAGAAcagcttcattttttttgcaaaggATCTCCTGAAATGGTTCAATCCCTGTGCAAGCCTGATACCG TGCCGGGAAACCATAATCAAATTCTCGAAGAATATACGAGGCAAGGTTTCCGCGTTATAGCCCTGGCTCACCGTGTCGTTGAGATTCGATCCTTACACAAGCTTCAAAAAGTTCAAAGAGAAGATCTAGAGCATGAATTGACATTCCTCG gTCTAGTCGTCTTAGAGAATCGGCTGAAACCGGATACCAAGGCGATAGTTAATCAGCTATCAGATGCAGCTGTGAGAACCATCATGGTCACTG GAGACAATTTGCTTACAGCTATTAGCGTTGCTCGCG ACTGTGGAATGGTGGGATCCCATGATCAAGTAGTGATCGTCAACTACGAAGAAATTATTGGTGCAGGTTCAACCGAAGGAAAACCGCGTTTGACCTACACTTTGGCCGAAAAGTCTTCTATTCAG ACACCGTCCAATACTACCTCACCGTCGACGATGAATAGTAGCGGCGATACGACTTTGGATATAAACGACACG GACTTCACCGGTCATTTAGCTATCACAGGAAAATGCTGGTCAGTTATTCAAGAACATTATCAGGACTTAGTACCCCGATGCGTCGTGAAAGGGACAATCTTCGCACGTATGTCTCCTGACCAAAAACAGCAGCTCGTCCAGGCATTGCAACAACTGAACTATGTTGTCG GAATGTGTGGAGATGGGGCAAACGACTGCGGTGCTCTAAAAGCAGCTCATGCCGGAATTTCATTGTCAGACTCCGAAGCTTCTGTGGCTTCACCTTTCACTTCAAGAGAGGCGAGCATTAGTTGCGTACCAGAGCTCATTCGTCAAGGACGTTGCGCACTGGTGACGTCATTTGGCATTTTCAAGTACATGGCCGCATACAGTCTCACGCAGTTTATCTCCGTCATGATTTTATACGAAATCGGAACCAATTTGACGGACTTCCAATTCCTCTACATCGATCTTTTCCTTATTTGCTCACTTTCCGCCGTTTTCGGACGTACGCAACCTCATCCAGGACCACTATTCAACCACCCGCCACTGACCTCCCTTCTCTCACTACCACCTGTGGGGTCACTTCTTATTCAAGTATGCTTGGTTGGCTTATTCCAAGCTCTTAGTATGATTATCCTCACCAAACAAGACTGGTTTGTGCCGTATATGACACTTCACAACAACGTGACTGGCCTGGCAACGGGAGACTATGCGTCTCATGAAAACTATGCCATATTTAGCATGTCTATGTGCCAATATATTGTTTTGGCATTGGCGTATGCTAAAGGAAGACCATTTAGGGAGGTTTTCCTCAAAAACTACTGGTTTGTCGGAGCTTTAGGCGCTTCTACTGCATTTTCTCTCTACGTTCTTATCGATCCTGGCTACGCAATCAAGAAGTGGCTAGAACTTGAAATGCCTCCTATGGAGTTCCGCCTCGTCATTTTCAGCCTATCCGCTGCCCAG GTAATCGTTTGTCTGTTAACTGAGGAAATTGTGATAGATCGTGGTCTCGTCAAAGTGATGGATTCTTCCTTCTGGTTGAAGTTACGACCACGCAAAGAAAAATACTTGGCGGTcgaaaaggaaataaaattgaGCGATTGGCCTCCAGTTGAAAACCTTGTAGAGTTGTCTCCATTGGTGACATCCGCAGTTGCTCAGAAATAA
- the LOC116929677 gene encoding polyamine-transporting ATPase 13A3 isoform X4 — translation MNQFPNGEDGRTTSPDIPYSRNANVSYINAGEEDQMELYGYRRSNFRTALTWLFILKTLGILRMVFHWFPEWFLNCTYTRCSLEVAEKVLIVEIYQKKHRRVHIRSITCMSALEIINAANNQTAKGKKKSAEHCNSHVLQDLNRIDDASSLSLPNSDGTFRSATSVRMFTCKKLRYIWNIETKEFLKVKSLGPGMPTSSLHHAEAQQGLAGLSLLEQQRRRAIFGSNFINVPVKSVLELLLLEVLNPFYIFQVVSVLIWIMIEYYYFAAAIMVMSAAGITISIIQTRKNQKKLRNTVHGSDIIDVCRGSGVYETIRTEELVPGDIIILPATGCTMHCDAILLFGTCIVNESMLTGESVPVTKTPLPFQPDVLYHPKEHSRHTLFSGTKVVQTRFYNDEKVMAVVTSTGFMTAKGSLVSAIMYPPPVDFRFERDSYRFIGFLASLASIGFTYSIVKKIISGEAGLKVVFHSFDIITICVPPALPAAMTAGIILAQKRLEQRNIFCISPRSINVSGSLNCICFDKTGTLTEDGLDLWGIVPVVESRRYIPPLRTPLKLSQALSTLRPYDRGPSSASCNKLDPPLLLMGMATCHSLTIIDGNLSGDPLDLKMFESTGWVLVEPSNEDTSKYDNICPTVVTWTPEGGNKTDPETYDSVESGADGAKVEVGIVRQFPFSSSLQRMAIICKRIGQEQLHFFCKGSPEMVQSLCKPDTVPGNHNQILEEYTRQGFRVIALAHRVVEIRSLHKLQKVQREDLEHELTFLGLVVLENRLKPDTKAIVNQLSDAAVRTIMVTGDNLLTAISVARDCGMVGSHDQVVIVNYEEIIGAGSTEGKPRLTYTLAEKSSIQTPSNTTSPSTMNSSGDTTLDINDTDFTGHLAITGKCWSVIQEHYQDLVPRCVVKGTIFARMSPDQKQQLVQALQQLNYVVGMCGDGANDCGALKAAHAGISLSDSEASVASPFTSREASISCVPELIRQGRCALVTSFGIFKYMAAYSLTQFISVMILYEIGTNLTDFQFLYIDLFLICSLSAVFGRTQPHPGPLFNHPPLTSLLSLPPVGSLLIQVCLVGLFQALSMIILTKQDWFVPYMTLHNNVTGLATGDYASHENYAIFSMSMCQYIVLALAYAKGRPFREVFLKNYWFVGALGASTAFSLYVLIDPGYAIKKWLELEMPPMEFRLVIFSLSAAQVIVCLLTEEIVIDRGLVKVMDSSFWLKLRPRKEKYLAVEKEIKLSDWPPVENLVELSPLVTSAVAQK, via the exons ATGAATCAATTTCCCAACGGTGAGGATGGACGAACTACGTCACCGGATATTCCCTACTCCAGGAATGCAAACGTTTCATATATCAACGCAGGGGAGGAGGATCAAATG GAACTTTACGGCTACCGCCGCTCCAATTTTCGGACCGCGCTGACTTGGCTTTTCATTCTGAAAACGCTTGGAATTTTACGCATGGTCTTCCATTGGTTTCCGGAATGGTTTCTCAACTGCACGTACACCAGGTGTTCTCTCGAGGTGGCTGAGAAAGTGCTGATCGTA GAGATCTATCAAAAGAAACACCGAAGAGTTCATATTCGAAGTATCACCTGTATGAGTGCCCTTGAGATCAT AAATGCTGCAAATAACCAAACTgctaaaggaaaaaagaaatcggcTGAACACTGTAATTCGCATGTATTGCAAGATTTAAATCGAATCGACGATGCTTCTTCCTTATCTCTTCCAAACTCAGACGGCACATTTCGGa GTGCCACGAGCGTGCGTATGTTCACGTGCAAGAAATTGCGCTACATTTGGAATATCGAAACTAAGGAGTTCTTGAAAGTGAAAAGCTTGGGTCCTGGTATGCCAACATCATCCTTGCATCATGCAGAAGCCCAACAAGGATTAGCTGGTTTATCTCTTCTCGAGCAACAAAGAAG ACGTGCAATTTTTGGCTCCAATTTTATTAACGTTCCAGTGAAAAGCGTTTTGGAGCTTCTCCTTCTTGAAGTGTTGAATCCGTTTTATATCTTCCAAGTGGTTTCTGTCCTGATTTGGATTATGATCGAATATTATTACTTCGCCGCCGCTATTATGGTTATGTCTGCG GCTGGAATAACCATTTCGATCATTCAGACAAGAAAA aatcaaAAGAAACTGAGGAACACCGTTCACGGCAGTGACATAATAGATGTGTGTCGAGGAAGTGGAGTATACGAAACTATAAGAACAGAAGAATTGGTACCTGGAGACATAATCATTTTACCAGCGACTGGTTGTACAATGCATTGTGACGCTATTCTGCTGTTTGGTACCTGCATCGTGAATGAAAGCATGCTCACAG GGGAAAGTGTACCTGTAACAAAGACTCCTTTGCCATTCCAACCAGACGTTCTATATCATCCTAAAGAACACTCTAGACATACTTTGTTTAGTGGAACCAAAGTTGTCCAAACACGATTTTATAACGACGAAAAA GTAATGGCAGTCGTAACGTCGACTGGCTTTATGACAGCAAAAGGTTCGCTCGTGTCCGCCATAATGTACCCACCGCCGGTTGATTTCCGTTTTGAGAGAGACAGTTACCGATTTATTGGCTTTCTTGCTTCCTTGGCTTCTATTGGATTTACCTACAGCATAGTTAAAAAG ATTATTTCTGGAGAAGCAGGATTGAAAGTTGTATTTCATTCTTTTGACATTATCACTATTTGCGTTCCTCCCGCCTTACCTGCGGCCATGACCGCAGGAATCATTTTGGCACAAAAAAGGCTTGAACAGCGAAATATTTTCTGCATTTCACCTAGATCAATTAATGTTTCAG GATCTTTGAATTGTATTTGCTTCGATAAAACTGGAACGCTAACAGAAGATGGGCTGGATTTATGGGGTATTGTACCAGTTGTAGAAAGTCGTCGCTACATACCTCCTTTAAGAA CTCCGTTAAAGTTATCTCAGGCATTATCCACACTTCGTCCATACGATCGAGGTCCATCGTCAGCCAGTTGTAATAAACTGGACCCACCTCTATTGCTAATGGGCATGGCCACTTGCCATTCGTTGACAATTATAGATGGAAACCTTAGCGGTGATCCATTAGACCTTAAG ATGTTTGAGTCAACGGGATGGGTACTCGTTGAACCATCCAATGAAGATACGAGTAAATACGACAACATTTGCCCAACAGTCGTTACGTGGACGCCAGAGGGTGGAAATAAAACAGACCCTGAAACTTATGATTCCGTCGAAAGCGGTGCGGATGGAGCTAAA GTTGAAGTAGGCATTGTTCGCCAGTTCCCGTTCAGCTCGAGTCTTCAGCGAATGGCCATCATCTGCAAACGGATTGGTCAAGAAcagcttcattttttttgcaaaggATCTCCTGAAATGGTTCAATCCCTGTGCAAGCCTGATACCG TGCCGGGAAACCATAATCAAATTCTCGAAGAATATACGAGGCAAGGTTTCCGCGTTATAGCCCTGGCTCACCGTGTCGTTGAGATTCGATCCTTACACAAGCTTCAAAAAGTTCAAAGAGAAGATCTAGAGCATGAATTGACATTCCTCG gTCTAGTCGTCTTAGAGAATCGGCTGAAACCGGATACCAAGGCGATAGTTAATCAGCTATCAGATGCAGCTGTGAGAACCATCATGGTCACTG GAGACAATTTGCTTACAGCTATTAGCGTTGCTCGCG ACTGTGGAATGGTGGGATCCCATGATCAAGTAGTGATCGTCAACTACGAAGAAATTATTGGTGCAGGTTCAACCGAAGGAAAACCGCGTTTGACCTACACTTTGGCCGAAAAGTCTTCTATTCAG ACACCGTCCAATACTACCTCACCGTCGACGATGAATAGTAGCGGCGATACGACTTTGGATATAAACGACACG GACTTCACCGGTCATTTAGCTATCACAGGAAAATGCTGGTCAGTTATTCAAGAACATTATCAGGACTTAGTACCCCGATGCGTCGTGAAAGGGACAATCTTCGCACGTATGTCTCCTGACCAAAAACAGCAGCTCGTCCAGGCATTGCAACAACTGAACTATGTTGTCG GAATGTGTGGAGATGGGGCAAACGACTGCGGTGCTCTAAAAGCAGCTCATGCCGGAATTTCATTGTCAGACTCCGAAGCTTCTGTGGCTTCACCTTTCACTTCAAGAGAGGCGAGCATTAGTTGCGTACCAGAGCTCATTCGTCAAGGACGTTGCGCACTGGTGACGTCATTTGGCATTTTCAAGTACATGGCCGCATACAGTCTCACGCAGTTTATCTCCGTCATGATTTTATACGAAATCGGAACCAATTTGACGGACTTCCAATTCCTCTACATCGATCTTTTCCTTATTTGCTCACTTTCCGCCGTTTTCGGACGTACGCAACCTCATCCAGGACCACTATTCAACCACCCGCCACTGACCTCCCTTCTCTCACTACCACCTGTGGGGTCACTTCTTATTCAAGTATGCTTGGTTGGCTTATTCCAAGCTCTTAGTATGATTATCCTCACCAAACAAGACTGGTTTGTGCCGTATATGACACTTCACAACAACGTGACTGGCCTGGCAACGGGAGACTATGCGTCTCATGAAAACTATGCCATATTTAGCATGTCTATGTGCCAATATATTGTTTTGGCATTGGCGTATGCTAAAGGAAGACCATTTAGGGAGGTTTTCCTCAAAAACTACTGGTTTGTCGGAGCTTTAGGCGCTTCTACTGCATTTTCTCTCTACGTTCTTATCGATCCTGGCTACGCAATCAAGAAGTGGCTAGAACTTGAAATGCCTCCTATGGAGTTCCGCCTCGTCATTTTCAGCCTATCCGCTGCCCAG GTAATCGTTTGTCTGTTAACTGAGGAAATTGTGATAGATCGTGGTCTCGTCAAAGTGATGGATTCTTCCTTCTGGTTGAAGTTACGACCACGCAAAGAAAAATACTTGGCGGTcgaaaaggaaataaaattgaGCGATTGGCCTCCAGTTGAAAACCTTGTAGAGTTGTCTCCATTGGTGACATCCGCAGTTGCTCAGAAATAA